Within Pseudomonas brassicacearum, the genomic segment TTGCACGCGCTTGAGGGACTGGCCTTCGGAGCTGCGCACCTCGACGCTGTTGGAGCCGGCGCCAAACGCATATGGCCGGGCGAAACGCCCCTCGTCGTCGGTGTAGAGATTCAGTGGATTGCCGTTGACCGCCAGGCTGTGGGGCTGGCGAGCCGTGCCCATGGCCTTGAGCCGGCCCTCGATCATCGTGCGGTTGCGCTGCACGCCCCGGTCGATGGGCGGCGTAGGATAGGCGACTTGCGGGTTTTCGGTGCGATCGAGCAAACCGCTGTAGCGCCAGCCGCCCACCGGCTCCGACATCTCGGCAGAAGGCTGCGCCCACGCCAACGGCGCGCCGAGCAACACAATCAATAAAGAAAGAAAACGCACGTATGCCTCCTGCCATGCATGACGCAACCCGGCGCCCTTCCTCGGCGCTGTTTGTCATTATTCGGGTTTCGTCTGAAGGCCCCGTCGCAAGGGGGCCGTAGATGGCGCGAAGGTTAGCGATTCGGCGGATTATTAACAATCAGGGAACGCGCGATTCTGTGTGGGAAATCACGTACTGAGGGGGGGCGTGAGCCGAATAGAGGGTTTATTCGGCTCACCAGATGAGCCGAATACGGAAACTGACGTCACTTCTGACGAAACCCCGTGGCGAGGGAGCTTGCTCCCGTTCGACTGCGCCCTGTAGGAGCTGGCGAAGCCTGCGATCTTTTGATCTTTTGATCTTTTGATCTTTCGCTTGAGATTCAAGTGTCTTTGGAAAGATCGCAGCCTCGTTGCACTCGACAGCTCCTACACAGCTCACACTGCTCCTACACAGCTCCTACACAGCCCAGCGGGAGCAAGCTCCCTCGTCACGAAAGCCGATCGAGCGCCGCCTGTATCAGCTCACCCGTTGCGCTTCGATCTACCCCGCCCTGATTTGCCCGAACACCCCATGTCTGCTAGTGTCGCGCCGGTTTAACAGTCAACCGGAATAGCCGCCATGGCCCGCAAAAAAGCTGCACTGGATTTCGAACAATCTCTGGCCGACCTGCAAACGCTGGTCGAGCGCCTGGAGAACGGCGAATTGTCGCTGGAAGACTCGCTGACCGCCTTCGAGCAGGGTATCGGCTTGACTCGCGACTGCCAGGCGGCGCTGGCCCAGGCCGAGCAGAAGGTGCAATTGCTGCTCGAACGTGACGGTGAGCTGACCGAAGAGCCTTTCGACGCGGAACAGCCTGAATGATCGGCGCTTATCAGGCCAGCAGCCAGGCCCGGGTCAATGCTGCTCTGGATACCTTGTTCAGCGCCCCGAGCCCGGAACTGGCGCGCCTGTACGAAGCCATGCGCTACAGCGTGATGAACGGCGGCAAGCGTGTGCGGCCGCTGTTGGCCTACGCGGCGTGCGAAGCCTTGGGCGGCCAGGCCGAGCAGGCCAACGGTGCTGCCTGTGCGGTGGAGTTGATCCACGCGTATTCGCTGGTGCACGACGACTTGCCGGCCATGGACGACGACGACCTGCGGCGCGGCCAGCCCACCACCCACAAGCAATTCGACGAAGCCTGCGCGATCCTGGCCGGCGACGGCCTGCAGAGCCTGGCCTTCAGCGCCCTGCTGGATCCGACCCTGAGCGATTGCCCGGCGCAGGTTCGCCTGGACATGGCCCGTGCCCTGGCGCTGGCGGCAGGCCCCGCCGGGATGGTCGGCGGCCAGGCCATCGACTTGGGTTCAGTGGGCCTGAAGCTGGACCAAGACGCCTTGGAATACATGCACCGGCACAAGACCGGCGCCTTGATCGAAGCCAGCGTCCAGCTCGGCGCCCTGGCCAGCGGCCGGGCCACGCCCGCCCAGTTGCAAGCCTTGCAGACCTACGCCCGAGCCATAGGCCTGGCGTTTCAGGTGCAGGACGACATCCTCGACGTCGAAAGCGATACCCAGACCCTGGGCAAACGCCAGGGCGCCGACATCGCGCGGGACAAGCCGACCTACCCGGCCCTGCTCGGCCTCGACGCCGCCAAGGCCTACGCCCTGGAGTTGCGCGACCAGGCCCTGGCCGCGCTGCGACCCTTTGACGCGGCGGCCGAGCCGTTGCGCGACTTGGCGCGTTATATCGTCGAACGACGCAGCTGATACAAGGTCAACCCATTCATAAGTGCGTATCGGCCAAGTTCCGGCCAACGCGTGGGCAGCTTGCGATCCATAAGGTAAACTGCCGCCTCTTTCTATACCTATAACGATTCGCCTGATGCCCACGACGTTTCAAGAGATTCCCCGCAAGCGCCCGACCACGCCCCTGCTGGACCGCGCCAACACGCCGGACGGCCTGCGTCGCCTGGGTGAAGCCGAGCTGGAAACCCTGGCCGATGAGTTGCGCCTGGAACTGCTCTACACGGTCGGCCAGACCGGTGGGCACTTCGGTGCAGGCCTGGGCGTCATCGAGCTGACGATCGCGTTGCATTACGTGTTCGACACTCCGGACGACCGGCTGGTGTGGGACGTCGGGCACCAGGCCTACCCGCACAAGATCCTCACCGGTCGTCGCGAGCGCATGGGCACGCTGCGCCAGAAGGACGGTATCGCCGCCTTCCCGCGCCGCTCCGAGAGCGAATACGACACCTTTGGCGTCGGCCACTCCAGCACCTCCATCAGCGCCGCCCTGGGCATGGCGATTGCCGCTCGCCTGCAAAACAGCGAGCGCAAGGCCATTGCCGTGATCGGCGACGGCGCATTGACCGCGGGCATGGCCTTCGAGGCGCTGAACCACGCGCCGGAAGTCAACGCCAACATGCTGGTGATCCTCAACGACAACGACATGTCGATCTCGCGCAATGTCGGCGGGTTGTCCAACTATCTGGCAAAGATCCTCTCCAGCCGTACCTACGCCAGCATGCGCGAAGGCAGCAAGAAAGTGCTGTCGCGCCTGCCCGGCGCCTGGGAAATCGCCCGCCGCACCGAAGAATACGCCAAGGGCATGCTGGTCCCCGGCACGCTGTTCGAAGAACTGGGCTGGAACTACATCGGCCCCATCGACGGCCACGACCTGCCCACCCTGATCGCCACCCTGCGCAACATGCGCGACCTCAAGGGCCCCCAGTTCCTGCACGTGGTCACCAAGAAGGGCAAAGGCTTCGCCCCGGCGGAACTCGACCCGATCGGCTACCACGCCATCACCAAGCTCGAACCCCTGGACGCTCCGGCGGCCGCGCCGAAAAAGGCCGGCGGACCGAAGTATTCCGGCGTGTTCGGCCAATGGTTGTGCGACATGGCCGCCGCCGACCCGCGCCTGGTGGGCATCACCCCGGCGATGAAGGAAGGCTCGGACCTGGTGGCTTTCAGCGAACGCTACCCGCAGCGCTATTTCGACGTGGCGATTGCCGAGCAGCACGCCGTGACCCTCGCCGCCGGCATGGCCTGTGAAGGCGCAAAACCGGTGGTGGCGATCTATTCGACGTTCCTGCAACGGGCCTACGACCAACTGATTCATGAC encodes:
- a CDS encoding exodeoxyribonuclease VII small subunit, with translation MARKKAALDFEQSLADLQTLVERLENGELSLEDSLTAFEQGIGLTRDCQAALAQAEQKVQLLLERDGELTEEPFDAEQPE
- a CDS encoding polyprenyl synthetase family protein, with product MIGAYQASSQARVNAALDTLFSAPSPELARLYEAMRYSVMNGGKRVRPLLAYAACEALGGQAEQANGAACAVELIHAYSLVHDDLPAMDDDDLRRGQPTTHKQFDEACAILAGDGLQSLAFSALLDPTLSDCPAQVRLDMARALALAAGPAGMVGGQAIDLGSVGLKLDQDALEYMHRHKTGALIEASVQLGALASGRATPAQLQALQTYARAIGLAFQVQDDILDVESDTQTLGKRQGADIARDKPTYPALLGLDAAKAYALELRDQALAALRPFDAAAEPLRDLARYIVERRS
- the dxs gene encoding 1-deoxy-D-xylulose-5-phosphate synthase; the protein is MPTTFQEIPRKRPTTPLLDRANTPDGLRRLGEAELETLADELRLELLYTVGQTGGHFGAGLGVIELTIALHYVFDTPDDRLVWDVGHQAYPHKILTGRRERMGTLRQKDGIAAFPRRSESEYDTFGVGHSSTSISAALGMAIAARLQNSERKAIAVIGDGALTAGMAFEALNHAPEVNANMLVILNDNDMSISRNVGGLSNYLAKILSSRTYASMREGSKKVLSRLPGAWEIARRTEEYAKGMLVPGTLFEELGWNYIGPIDGHDLPTLIATLRNMRDLKGPQFLHVVTKKGKGFAPAELDPIGYHAITKLEPLDAPAAAPKKAGGPKYSGVFGQWLCDMAAADPRLVGITPAMKEGSDLVAFSERYPQRYFDVAIAEQHAVTLAAGMACEGAKPVVAIYSTFLQRAYDQLIHDVAVQNLDVLFAIDRAGLVGEDGPTHAGSFDLSFLRCIPGMLVMTPSDENELRKMLTTGHLFNGPAAVRYPRGTGPNATITTDLEPIEIGKGVIRRQGKQTALLVFGVQLAQALKVAEILDATVVDMRFVKPLDEALVREMAGSHDLLVTVEENAIMGGAGAAVSEFLARENILKSVLHLGLPDIYVEHAKPAQMLAECGLDEAGIEAAVRQRLQLLGL